The window CGggtataattttttaggttgttctgggttacttaaaaaaatcaaataatcatTGCAAATGAAGATATGATACTTGGCTTAAATGCCATATGttcttaaaaactgttaaaCAGTAAATCTATTCAATATTGCTTGCTCAAGTCTAGTAATTCAGGTTGGTCATCAGTCTAAAAAAGGAATTATATAGTGTGTCCACAATTTCCAAAgaggaaaaacttttttttatatattgatttACGAAAAGAATGAATTCTTCGTCAAAATTCCTGTCTGTGCTCAAATGACTCAATCTCATTTTATCAGATTTATATGCCGAGTGCttagaatataaaaatagaaaaatatttacagcCGAGTGCCCTTCTGTGTGATAATTCCATGAGAATAAAATTTCTGTATCTCAAAaggttataaattttaattcaaggcttaaatatacaaataacgGTAAagaaaactattcttaaaaaaagtggTTTCTTTCGTTACTACTACTGATacaatatttacttattatCTTTGGCTTCATAAATGTGAGTAAACCAGGAATACCACAAGAAATACATTATATTCCGAGTaatggttgtttttttttaaattgttctgtAGATTGATGCAAAAATCAATAAGAtacgaaaaattgaaaaagtagAAGAGAAAATTTGACcaacaaaatttagtaaaagatcaaaaattatgttataatatacaaaccacgattttaaataaatacgatTATAAAGCTAGAGTATATCAAAGTAAGAAATAACTCACGCATGTTTCAATGTAATAAAATGATcttattgaaaaatttgaaaatgtggAAAATTCTATGCCTATTTAGGATGacggaaaaaaaatgttttaagacGACCCTGCATTTTTATCAGTAAACTGATTGTTATAGAAATTCAgtcaatatacatatatatctttaaatataaCGGTTTATTTAgactaagttaaaaaaatagtaactaTGGCACCTACATACAAGCTCTCATATTTTAACTTCTCTGGACTAGGTGAACCAATAAGGTTTCTTCTCCACTATGGCAATATCCACTTTGAAGATAAAAGGTTTAACGCAAAAGAATTTGTGCAAGACATAAAACCTAGTGAGTAATTTTTAAGTTACATTTATTAGAGTTATTAAgataataataacatattttcaGACACTCCCGCTGGACAAGTTCCTACCCTCGAACTAGAAAAtggaaaagttttatttcaaaGCATACCGATCTGCAgatatttgggaaaaaaattaggTCTATCTGGTGATAATGATTTGGAAAATTGGGAAATTGATGCTGTGGCTGATACCTTAAACGATCTAAGACTAAGTAAGATATTAGTAAAATGCAagactttttttcattaaaaaacttattttagagATAGCTCTTTGGAAATATAACACAAATTCAACAGAACAGAAAAGATTAAAGGAGGACTTAGATAACAAAGTCTTACCATTTTATTTGCCGCTACTCGAATCATGGGCAAAGAAAGGTAACGGATATTTGGCAAATGGAAAGGTACATTATCATAgatttagtaatttttcaaacttttaattGTATTGGTTTTAGTTAAGTTGGGTTGATTTCTACTTCGCTGGAGTTATTGACTATCTAAATTACTTTATGGAGCAAGATTTATTAGAATCCTATCCTAGCCTACAAGCTGTCAAGAAAAATGTCTTTTCCCTACCCAGTGTTAGGGAATATGTAGCTACACGCCCTATTGATGACTTGaaaaatatctaatatttaatttctattaactgtatatttttttcatagattaaaattatataaagtgtatgtatttgttttcattaaaaatttgtgCGTAGAAATTGCAAtgtttttaattgaaatgaaaaatagataaactgtaagagtatttaaaaaaatacagacaGTTCATCAAAATGGAATGAGAAatgatctaaaaatatttttgatatattaaacataaatatttatataagaaaaatatcgCTTGCTTTTCGTAGATGCACAATAGAGACGACCCTTTACAttatcagtaatttttttttgcataaatatcTAGCTGTTACTCTACTATAAATATCTAGCTATACTCAAGCTTCAAAACAGGCAATTTATTTAGATTAGATCAAAATTTAACCAATAACGTTTTTTCTAAGATAATCATTATACCTGcagatttttggaaaacaaattGGCTGATACAATTAATGATTTAggaataaataactttaaaatgtaaacataatttttaattaaaataaaaggaaaaattaaaggatatctcaaaggaaaatttttttatgtccttatatgtagaattttaaaaggctagaagtagcatacCATGGAACTATGGacagtttgtttgcttgtaGCATGCCTGATGCAATAAATGCTCATGGAGAAGTTGCAAAAAAacactatattataaaaatttgtcacttaattTGACGgacacaaaacaatactactgttgCTCCTCAatagaatatcaaatatttttttaaaataaactatgataagatactctttAGTGAAGTCGATATTCAACGTTAAATGaatgtaaaaatgtattttaaagaaaaatgtaatgACATGGCAACGCCGCTCTATCCTATTGTTGATGCCACCGAAGCAAGGAATCACTACCgccaaaaatatttacatgaaaaatatttattaataatagagtatGCTTtgaatataagtaatatttatgtgtttttttaacgcaaTTCATTACCTGATAAGAAACATTtctatgtaaattaaataatatttaatagatttcttaataattcacgttttaagatacaaatttttgacattttgcataattttattgtattaaacaAATACCAGTTTTAcatgaattattttatatcacatCAGATAATATATACAGGATGCTGACTTTATGCTCACAATATTGCTATATCGAAAATTAATCTAGCTAATGTCTTTatagaaaatacatattaaCAACAAAACATGAAATAAGTCTTGTTAGTAACACCATGGACAAAACTCcagtttactttttttatagtctattaatagttaagtattttcaaaaaaatatttagttttaaaaatatattcctaTTATATTTATACTTGTATTTCACacaaatattcaaattcaagtttttatttctaagatcccctattctacgtttatgaagaCGGTTCGCTGCGTCACAAATGCAGaagtttttaccatcgtaacagtttacaaaaacactcaaatgagaCCTGTCCTCTTTTTCAACcagaaactaaatacaaaacACAGAACCTCGCAAATGCCGAGTGTAAACACAAAGCTGTTTGACTTTGACAAAATGACATTTTGCTTAtgcttgcggtgttgccatgCCGCAATTTTTAAAAGCgttaagaataaaaacatttttttgttttaaagatgtACTCCAAGAATAggttatatctatttctacgttttatttttaatccaaactccaatacaaataaattatatttactaaataaaattatataattttaaaatctttatttttttgtactatatAATTCCAGCAGGGGCAAATGCTGATAGAGATCATTTTCTGGTCAAGGCCAAAATCAGACTCTAGAATATATAGAGCAAAGAACAAGCGAAGCAATTGTCCTTCTTCTTAGTGAGATATATAGAAGCTTCAGCAGGAAGAACTAGAGCGACGTAGGAATCAGAGAAGTTACTAACACCACATACAATATTGATACGGATGCCATTGAAAGTTTATATGTGGAACAACTAGAAAGGCAGCTAGAAAGACCTAGGAGGCAATACAAAAACCACTGGTATGATTAAGATTGCAAAGATGCTATGAAGAAGAGAATTACGGCTAGACTATAAAATGCTACAAAGTCCCCAGACAAGAACAGTGAAGGGTCAGGAAACTAGAAACCCTGAAAAAGAAATTGTTAAGAAGGAAAAAGAGAGAATAGCGAGCCAGAGGGCTAATTGCATTAGAAGAAGAGGGAAAGAATAACACAAGAACTTTCCACCAAAAATGACACGCTCTACAAACTGCACGATTCAGACCCAGGACCCACCAAatcttaaaaaagaataatggcGATCTAATAACTGACAAAGTggaaatattgtaaatatggaCGAACTAGTTCTATCAACTGCCTTATGAAGGAACTGGTAAAGAGGGGGAAGCATTAGATCTCTTGACTATGTAACAATCCAATTAGACCCTTCTAAAGAGGAAATTgtaacagtaataaaaaaattaaaaatattaaagcctCTAATATTTCTCAAGAAGGTTACTTCAATTCAACCAAAACCCCCACCAGATACTCATATATTTTCAGCATATGACAGTGTAAAAACTGATCAAAATATGGCACACAATGGCTGAGTTTGGCATCCCATCTAAGGTGATTAGAGTAACCAGAGCTTATATGGTAGAATCTATGCTGATGGCCTCTGAGATGTATTTCGGGTGTGTGCAAATCTAAAACAAGGAGACTATTCGGGGCTAGTCGATGAAAGCCTGCTGATAGCATATATCGACAATGTAGACGCAGTGAGCATAAGCgttataaaagtaaaagaacTATCTTACAAAATGGGAATTGAAGCGGCATATAGGGAGCTTAGAGTCAAGGAGGCCAAAACAAAACATATGCATGTCTCAAGACCAGGCAGATTTTAGGATAAGTCAAAATGTGACAATAAATAggtaaaactttgaaaatctaaaataatttaactacttAGAATCTACAATCACATCCAACAACGACATGACTAAAGACAGCAGAAAACACCTAAAGTCAGCTAGCAGGTGCTTGTCTGCCTTAAACGATATACTAAAGTTCAAATATGTGTCTAGCAGAATGAAAATCCTAAGACCCGTGGTAATGTATAACTGCAAGACCCGGAGTTTAACAGTGCGAAATGAGAAACTGATTCGAAAATTCCATGAAAAGGGCTGAGGAAAAATTTTGCACCCAAGATACGCAGAGCtaccgaattaaaaaaaaatccttaactGAAACAAATATAACTAAATTAACTCATAGCGGCACAAAGGTCGAGATGGGTAGGTGTCCTTTCTATGAGTGTTAGCGTTTTATCCTTATCTGCAGTTGGTCAGggaaaatgtctttttaattccTAGTATTATGGAATTTATACCTTGACGGTATgttgataatataaaaatctctaagttctttactttaataaaattggttaactactaaaaaataatatattttttttggaatgcTGCGTTTATAATTACACATTTGTTGAGAAAACATACGATTATTCCATTAATGTTCAATCGTACCGAATCTTAAGGATATGTTCTTATTTGTATTCTTTAGAAATGTTCATAAGTGTTTCGTATTGATATTCTCTAAAAAGACCGAAAATATTAAGTCTTTGGAGAATCTGAAGTCATGGTGACGTCATTCACTTAGACAAAAGAAAATAAGCAATACGTTGGCTTCATTCagttaatatgaaaatattttaaagaaaataagtaGAATATTCCTTGTTTGCGATTGATGCGATTTGTCCAAAGCTTTTgctttaatataaatttcatataagaatgattcttttttatatcttttctTAGATCTCAAAACAACCTGAGGAATAGACATCAAGGTTTTATTTATAGTGGACATTTTCGGATCCGATTACGTATAAGATTTAGTTGaaacattattatatttttcacatgaatATAAATGCTAAAGATGATTTTGTTGGTCGAATCAAGATTTTAGGATAAGAATAGCGGTAGTTTTGGATGAgactcattttttaatattttttaacacatttgCACTATCCTTGacattatttcaataaata of the Anthonomus grandis grandis chromosome 3, icAntGran1.3, whole genome shotgun sequence genome contains:
- the LOC126734160 gene encoding glutathione S-transferase-like, with protein sequence MAPTYKLSYFNFSGLGEPIRFLLHYGNIHFEDKRFNAKEFVQDIKPNTPAGQVPTLELENGKVLFQSIPICRYLGKKLGLSGDNDLENWEIDAVADTLNDLRLKIALWKYNTNSTEQKRLKEDLDNKVLPFYLPLLESWAKKGNGYLANGKLSWVDFYFAGVIDYLNYFMEQDLLESYPSLQAVKKNVFSLPSVREYVATRPIDDLKNI